DNA from Amycolatopsis sp. DSM 110486:
GCGATCGTGGTGTGGCTGATGCGCGGCACGGTGCGCGCGCCGGCCGCGGAGCCGACCGACTCGGGTGAGCTCGTGGGCGCCCGCCACTGACGTTTCAGCAGTTCAGCGGCATCGTAGCCGGTTTTTGTCGGTGGCCCGCGCTAGCTTCGCGGACATGGATCTGACGTCACCGGCGCGGCCGCTGTCCACGGCCGTGAACGCCGCCGCGCGCCTGCTCCCGAGGCAGGCCGCGCTGCGGCTGTGCACTGACGCGGACGGGCTCGAGGTCGCCGGCAGCGACCGCGACCTGTCCGTGCGCTTGGCATGCCCGGCGACATCCCACACCGATGGGGAGGTGCTCGTGCCGGCGGCGCCGCTGGCCGAGACGCTGAAGATGCTGGACGTCGACCAGGTGCGCCTGGTCGTCGAAGGCAGCCGGCTGGCGGTGCGCGTGGAAGGGGCGCGCTTCGCCTTGCCGCTGCTGGACCGGGGTGCGCTCGTGGAGCCCGCGCAGCCACCTCGGTTGTCCGAAGTGGACGGGGAGCTCCTGGCGGCCGCGGTCCGCACGGTCGCGGGCACGGCCGCGAAGGACGATCCACTGCCGGTCTTCACGGGCGTGCGCGTGCAGAGCTCCGGTGACACGCTCGTGCTCACCGCCTCGGACCGCTACCGGATGGCCGTGGCGCGCGTGCCGTTGCGAGCGGCGTGGGGGCCGCTCGACGTGCTCGTGCCCGCGCGCCTGCTGGCCGAGGCCACGCGCCACGCCACCGGCACCCTCACCCTCCAAGCCGACAGCGGCCACTTCGGCCTGTCCTGGGCCGGCGGCACTGTCACCACCGCAGTCCTCGACGCGGGGTTCCTGTCGGCCGACGCCATCCCGTCCGGCGACGTCGACACGGAGGTCGAGCTGCCCGCCGACGCCCTCGCCGCGGCCATCCGCCGCGTCGGCGTCTACGCCGAAGACCGCCGCGTGCTGACCCTCGGGGTGGGCGACGCACACGTCCGCCTCGCCAGCACCCGCGCCGACACAGGCGAAGCCGAGGAAACCCTGAAGGCAAACGTTTGCGGCGGCCGCACCTCGCCGTCGTTCCAGGCGCGTTACCTGCTGGACGCCCTCGCGCCGTTCGCGGACTCCACCGTGCGGCTGTCGATCCAGCCGGGGCTGCGCGCGTGCGTCTTGACGGCGGCGGAGGCGCAGGAGGTGAGCCTCACGTACTACCTCATGCCGATGCTGCCCCGCTGAGGCAGTCGGGGCGCACCCCCCGCGGGCTTTCCGCGACCTCATCGACTGCTCGCTGCACGTACGAGGTCACCGCCCAGCAGGTCGTCGACCGCCGAATCAGGGCGCGACCCAGCTGCCGGAGCGTTTGATCGTCCGGATCATCGGCGCCGTCTCGACCTGGTGGACGCCGGGGAGGGCGCCGAGGCGCGTGGCGAGGAAGTCGTAGAGGGCGTCGTCGTCGCGGCAGCCGATGCTGAGGGTCAGGTTGGTCGGACCGGTGGTGGCGGCGACGAGCGCGACTTCCGGGTAGGTCGCCACCTCGCGGGCGACGGCGTCGAGGCGGGACGGGGTGACGCCAAGCCACAGCAGGGCCGACAGGGATGCGCCGAGCAGGGCGGCGTCGACCTCGACGTCGAAGTAGAGGGCGCCCGTGGCGCGCAGGTGCTCGAGGCGGCGGCGGACGGTCGTTTCGGAGCGTCCCGACGCGGCGGCGAGGGTGGCCAGCGAAGCGCGGCCGTCGTGGGCCAGGGCGGCGAAGAGGGCGTCGTCACCGGGTTCCAGGCGCGGCGAAACGGTGCTTCCACTGGTGCGGCCGTCCCAGACGGGGGTCAGGGCGGCGACCTGAGCGGCGTCCAACGCACTCGCCCGGCCCGGCCAGCCCGCCGGACCACCGGCGAAGCGACGCAGCAATCGATGCGCCGTCACGGACACCACGCGCGGCGTGCGCGGCAGCTGCCCGAGCAACAGGCCCTCGTCGGCCTCCTGCCGGGGCGCCGAGGTGTAGCAGGCGATCTCCGTACCGCCGGACGTCAGGCTGACCCACGACGTGTCGTCGCGCCGCGCCAGCGCCGTGGCGATCACGCCGGCCGCGTCGGGCATGCAGCGCACGCGAAGCAGCCACTGCACGCGCCCGAGCTTCGTCACCTCCGGCACACCCACGACCCGCACCACCCCCGTCGAGCGCAGCCGGTGGTAGCGGCGCGCCACGGTCTGGTCCGACACGCCCAGCACCTCGGCCAGGCGGCTGAACGGCACGCGCCCGTCGAGCTGGAACGCGTGCGTCAGCCGGCGGTCGAGGTCGTCGAGCTGAGGTGAATCCACCGGATCAGCCTATTCCCTGTCGGATTTCAAGCATCTGGAGCGAATGAGCAGCCTGAACCACCAGCACGGACGAGAGTCGGGGTCACCGGAAGGAGCCGCGAATGAACCTCGACCACACCGTCTTCCTGGCCCAGCGCTACGAGCGCGTCTGGCAGCTCTACGAGCAGCTCGGCTTCACCCTCAGCCCGCCGTCGCGCCACTTCGCCGCGGGCACCAGCGGCAGCGAGCCGACGCTCAGCTGCACGGCGAACCGCTGCACCTACTTCGGCGACTCGTTCGTCGAGCTGATCGGCATCGTCGAAGCGAAGGCGGGCGACCCGTGGCACGTGCTGCCGATCGTCGCGCGCGGCGACGGCCTGCACGGCGTGTCCTTCGGCGTCCCCGACACCGAGGCCGCCGAGCGCCGGCTGCGCGAAGCCGGCCTGTCGAAGTCCGGCGTGCTTTCCCTGCAACGAGACGTCGACACCCCCGAAGGACCCCGCACCGCGCGGTTCCGCAGCGTCCACCTGCTCCGCGACCGCACGCCGGAAGGCATCCTGCACACGGCCGAGCACCTCACGCCGGAGTACGTGTTCCAGCCGCAGTTCCTCAGCCATGCCAACACGGCGAAAGGCCTCGACAGCGTCCAGCTCGTCGTCGCCGACGCCGACCTGCCCGCCTACACCCGACGCTACGAACAAATCCTCGACCAGAAGCCCACCAACAACTCCTTCGCCCTGAGCACAGGACGGCTCGACCTCGTCCCCGCGACCCGGCTCGACGACGTCCTCCCGGGCGAGCAGGCGCCCCGCCTGCCGTACTTCGCGGCGCAGACCGTCGCCGTCGAAACCCTCACTCCCGCAAGGAAACTTGCCGCCGACGCCGGCCTCCCCACTGTCGATCTTCGCGACGGCGGCTTTTTCGTCCCCGCCGCCCACGCGGGCGGTGCGGCCCTCGGTTTCGTGGAAAGGTGAACGTGATGATCATCGAGACGACCGCCGGCTTGGTCCGCGGCGCCGGCGGCGCGTTCCGCGGCATCCCCTACGCCCGTCAGGAACGCTTCCAGCTGCCGGCCGAAGCCCCCGCGTGGACAGGCGTGCGCGACGCGCTGGAACCCGGCCCGGCGGCGGTCCAGCTGCCGTCGCGGCTCGAGCCCGTCGTCGGGCCGATGACGCTGGCGCAGTCGGAGGATTGCCTGTCGCTCAACGTCTTCACGCCCTCGACCACCGGCTCGCGCCCGGTCCTGGTGTGGATCCACGGCGGCGCGTTCCTCACCGGCTCAGGCGGCCAGGGCTGGTACGACGGCACGCGCCTCGCGAACGAGGCCGACGTCGTCGTGGTCTCCCTCAACTACCGCCTCGGCGTGTTCGGCTTCCTGCCGCTCGACGGCGTCGCGCCGCCCAACCTCGGCATCGCCGACCAGCTCGCCGCGCTGGAGTGGGTGCGCGACAACGCGGCGGCCTTCGGCGGCGACCCGTCACGCGTCACGCTCGCCGGCCAGTCGGCGGGCGCGCAGTCGACGCTCACCCTCTGGTCCGCGGCTCGCGCGCAGGGCCTGGTGCACCAGATCGGGCTGCAGAGCGCGCCGGTCGGACTGCCGCCGCAGACCCCGGACGAAGCCGCGGGCTGGGCGGAGAAGTACCTCCACGCCCTCGGCGCGAGCACCGCGGAAGAGCTCATCAAGATGCCCGCCACGCAGCTGATCGACGGCCTCAAGACACTCGCTGCCCAGGTCAAGACCGGGATCGTGCCGCCGTTCCAGCTCGTCGCCGACCACGACCCCGTGGCCGAAGACCTGATCGCCGCCGCGAAACCCGGCCGCGCGCTCGTCAGCTGGACTCGCGACGAAGTCCGCGCCTACGATCCCGCGGCGCCCCAAGCACAAGTCGACCAGCAGACGGCCGCCCTCTTCAGCGGCGACCTCCCACGGCTGACCAAGCAACTCGGCGAAGACGCGACCCTCATGCGCTTCGACTGGTCCGCCCCCGGCAACCCGTACGGCGCCTGCCACTGCCTCGACGTCCCGTTCCTCTTCGGCACGCACGACGCCGCGCCGGAAGCCGCCTGCCTCGCGGGTGCCCCGGAAGGCCTGCCCGAGATCAACGACCTCCGCCGAGTGTGGGCCCAGTTCCTCCACGGCGAACGCCCGGTCGTCGACACCCCGCTGCTCACCGCGTTCTGATCAGTTCCGAGTGCGACAAGGGCCGCTCACCAGCCCGGTGAGCGGCCCTTCCCCAAGCCGTCAGGCCGCCGAAGCAGCCTTCACCGCCGCCTCGACCTCGGCGAACGACGGGTTCACCATCGCGGTCGACCCGACGATCACCGTCGGCACGGTCTCGTTGCCGTTCGCCACCTCGCGCACGCGCTCGGCCGCACCCGGCTCCTCCCAGATGTTGATCTCCTTGACGTTCAGGCCGCTCGCCATCAGCGGCCGCCGCAGCGCCGCGCAGAAGCCGCAGCCCGGCCGCCAGTAGAACTCGACCTCGACGTCACTCATCGCCCGTCCTCCGAAGCACGTAGGTAGTCCAGCTGCGCCCGCACGCTCATTTCGGCAGGCGCCCACAGCGCCCGGTCGACGTCCGCATAGACCACCTCGACCACCTGTCGTGGCGAAGCGTCGGCCCCGAGCACCTTCAAGGCGGAACGCACCTGGTCCAGCCGCTGTTCCCGGTGGGCCAGGTATTCGCGCGCGGTCGCGGGCAGATCCGCCAGCTCCGGGCCGTGGCCGGGCAGGCCGGGCGTGCCGTCGGGCAGCTCGATGAGCTTGCTCAACGAGCGCAGGTAGTCGCCGAGGTCCTTGAGCACGGTCGTGCCGCGCCCGAGGATCGTGTCGCCGGTCAGGATCTGGCCGGCGACGTGCAGGGAGACGGAGTCGTCGGTGTGCCCGGGCGTGTGCAGCACGCGGAACTCGAGCCCGCCCGCGGTGAACACCTCACCATCGGCCAAGGCCGAAGCGCCGACGCACAGCGAAGCGTCGAACGCCCGAATCGGAGCGCCCACGCGCTCGGCGAACCACGGCGCGCCCTCGGCGTGGTCGGCGTGGTGGTGGGTCAGCACCACGAGCTCGACGGCGCCGATGGCCGCGAGCTTCTCCAGGTGCTCCAGGTCGTGGTACCCGGGGTCGACAACCACGCCGGCCGACGCGTCCGGACCACGCAGGAACCAGCTGTTCGTGCCCTCGAGCGTCATCGTCGACGGGTTGTTCTCCAGCAGCACCTGCGCGGTCTCGGAGACGCGGCGAAGCACGCCGTACGCGGGAGCAGTCACCGGTCAGACCTCCGTCGGGTCGAGGACGACGCGGAAGCGGTCGCCTTCCTTGATGAGCGTCGGCATGGTCCGCACGATCTCGCGCGGAGCCGCCAGCAGGGCTTCGGCCGTGGCGAACTCGTCGATCTCGACGAGCGTGAGCCACGTCGGGGGCATCAGCATGCGGCGGCCTTCGCGGGCGTCGCCGATCGCGGCCGACGGGCGCTGCCAACCCGTGGCGTGTGCCTCGGAGGTCGCGCCGTCCGCGCGCTGGCCTTCGGGCAGCTTCGCGGAGAAGAAGCGGGTGTCGTAGCGGCGCGGTTCCTGCGGCGGCGTGACCCAGTGGGCGAACGGTCGCAGCAGGTCCGCTCGCAGCGTCAGCCCGGCGTCGGCGAGGAACGCGGCGAGCGAGATTTCCCGGCTCTCCAAGGCTTTCCGGGCTTCGGCGTACGGCGCGACATCGGCGACCACCGCGTCTTCCGTGCCCGCCAGCAATACGCCGGACTCCTCGAACGTCTCGCGCACGGCCGCGCACACGAGCGCGCGGGCGAGGCTCTCGTCGCACGTGAACTGCGCGGCCCACCAGCTCGGCGGCGGTCCGGCCCACGCGACGGACGCGTCGGCGTCGCGCGGATCCACCCCGCCGCCGGGGAACACGGTCATGCCGCCGGCGAAGGGCATGCCCTTCACGCGGTGTTGCAGGAAGACTTCGAGACCGTCCGCGCCGTCGCGGGTGAGGATCACCGTGGCGGCGTCCTTGGGCTTCACGGGTGGGCCGTCGGCGTTCGCCCTCGTGCTGACTCCGGCCCCTACGGGGATGTCGAAAAGGAACTCACGCGGCCGATCCACCGAGGCAACATACCTCGCACCAGTGACCTCACGCCCACAAGTTGTGACATGTCACCGACGCACCGCAGCCCCGGACCCACGCGGGGCCCGGGGCTGCGATAAGAACGTCAGAACCTCAGGACGACGACCAGCGGTCGCCACCCGAACGGGACGCACCGTTGAGCCGCAACCGGGCCGCCTCGGCGCGTTCGCGCTCGGCCAGCTCCTCGTGCAGCTCGCGCAGCAGCGCGCGGTCGCGCTCCGACAGGCTCGGGTCGTCCAGATCCAGCGCCGGCAGCTCCACGACCTCGTGCATGCTCGGCTTGCCCGCGGCGATCTCGCGGCCCTTCTCAGGGTCCTCGGCCAGCGCCTGACGCAGCTGGGCGACCTCGGCCGGCGTCAGGTCGGCGGTGCGCTCGGCGCGCGTCTCCGACCGCGACTTGCGCGAGTTGTCCACCTGCGGGGTGGGCGCGTTCTGCACGATCGGCACCACGGGGGCGACGGCCTCGGGCGCCTGCCGGATGCTGTGCCGGCTCGGGGCCTCCATCACCACCGGCTCAACCACGGGCGTCGGCACCGGGGTGGGTGCCGGAGCCGGAGCCGGTGGCGGGGTCACGACCGGCTCGGGCCGGTAGTCCGAGGTCGTCGTGTGCGTGCTGCCGGTGACCCACACCGGCGTGGCGACGGACGCGGCCGACTGGTGGTAGGCGGACCGCGCGACACCCGGGCCGCTGACCTCGACGACCGAGCGGATGCCGGCGCGGCGCAGGGCCGTGTCGACGCGGAACGCGACCGCGGGCGGGTTGCCCTCCGGGCCCAGCTCCACCAGCACCACGCGCTGCGGCAGCGCACCCGGCACGGAACCCGCCGGGGTGTTGCGCCACACCGCGTGCACCGAGCGGACGTCCGGCAGCACCTGCAAGGTGCGGTCGAGCGCCTCGGCCAGCCCGAACTCCGGCTGGTTGTCGCCGGTGAAGCGGTGGCTGTGGACCTGCTCGGCCTCGTCGACCAGCAGGTCGTTGGCGAGCGTCGCGTCCGACCGGCTCATCTCGAGCACCAGCGCCAGCTCGCGCTGCTCCGCCGAGCTGACGGTGATGCGGCCCGCGATGAGCGTGCCGGTCGTCAGTTCCACGGCTTCGTCGATGTGCGCGCGGGCGATCAGCTCGCGCGCTTCGGTGAGCGCGCTGTCGTCGATGCGGCCCGCCAGGGCCAGCAACAAGTTGTGCAGGCGCAGGGGCACCGAGAACCCGTCCATAGGCGGGCCTTCGTGAACCTCCACCATTGCTCTGCTCCTCCCAGCTCGCCTGGCGGCTCGAGCGTTAAGCGGCGACGAGTCGATTACCGGAACCCGCGGCGCCGACGCAGACCAGCTCGGAATTGGCGAGCGCGGCCCGGTGGTACCCAGGAAGGTCGAAGCGCGGTGGGATGACCTCGACGCTCGGTTCCTCGTCCCCCAGCACCCGCAGCACGCGCTGCAGTTCGCCGGTGAGCCTCGGCAGCCCGGACGTCGCCGTCACCAGCAGGACTCGCTTGGCCCCACCCTCACCGACCACACCGAGGTGTCGCCAGCTTTGCCGCACTTCCCCCACGTCCGCGCGTCCTCGCAACGTTGCGTGGAGCAAGACGGACACAGAGTCGACTGAGTTCACCCATTCGGGCGCACTCGGTGTGAATGTGTACCTGGTCTCGGTGACGTCGTCTACCCCCAGGGTGGAACTCACCTGGTGCCAGTCGGCGCCGTGCGGGATCAGACCCGCGACGAGCAGGCGGTACTCGGTTTGGTCCAAATCGATCCTGTGCTTAAGCAAAGACCTGGGCAGCGTGCGCGCGAGTGTCCCCATCGCGCCCTCGCCCAGCCAGTCGCGGAACCGCCACAGGAGCTGGTCGGGCGTGCGGCCCGCGAGCCGGATCAGCAGCTCGTGCAGGGACTGTTCGATGTCGGGGTCCATCACTTCACCTCCACGATCAATTCGACCTCCACAGGCGCCCCGATGGGCAGCTCCGCGACGCCGACGGCCGAGCGGGCGTGCTTGCCCGCGTCGCCGAAGATCTCGCCGAGCAGCTCGGACGCACCGTTGATCACCGCGGGCTGGCCGGTGAAGCCCTCGGCGGAGGCGACGAAGCCGACCACCTTGACGATCCGCGTCACCGAGTCGATGCCCACGAGCGCGTGCACCGCGGCCAGCGCGTTGAGCACGGAGGTGCGGGCGTGGCCCTTGGCCTCTTCGGGGCTGACCTCCGCGCCGACCTTGCCGGTCGCGGCGAGCGTGCCGTCGACGAAGGGCAGCTGGCCGGAGGTGTAGACGTGCGAGCCGCTCTGCACGGCCGGCACGTAGGCGGCCAGCGGCGCGGCGACGCCGGGCAGTTCGATGCCGAGCTCGGCGAGCCGGGAAGTCCAGGTCACGACGGGTCCCCTCAGTTCTTCGGGCGCTTGAGGTACGCGACGTGCTGCTCGCCGCTCGGGTTCGGCAACACGGTGACCAGTTCCCAGCCGTCCTCGCCCCACTGGTCGAGGATCTGCTTCGTCGCGTGGATCAGCAGGGGGACGGTCGCGTACTCCCATTTGGTGGCGCTCATGACCCGGGAGCGTAGCCAAGCGGGCAAGGGCGGTCATGGCCACCGCCGTCGAACGGCCGGGCCGCTCAGGGGAACACAGGTGCACCCGTCCAGGTGAACGACTCACCGACCGTCGGTGAATGTGGTCCACTTCACACCGGCGGCACTCGCTAGCGTGGGGGTTGTGGAGACGTGGCGGATCGTCGCGACCGCCTTGCTCGCCGCGGCCGGGCTGCCGCTCGTGCTCGTGGTGATGGCCAAGGTGCGCGACCACGTGAACAGCTCGGCCCGGGTCGCGGTCGGCGGCGCGATCACGTTCACGGCGCTGGTGGTGGTGGCCGTGCTCACGCTCACCGTGCTGCCCGGCGCGCTCACCTGGATCCTCGTCGCGGCGGTCGCGGCTGCGGTCGGCGTCATGGTGCTCGCCAGCTGAGCGCCGGTTTAGTGTTGACGGTGTGACCACACCCTCCGCCGGCTGGCCCGACGAGCTCACCCGGGCCCGGCTGCACTTCGTCACCGGCAAGGGCGGCACCGGCAAAACCACCCTCGCCGCGGCGCTTGGTCTGGCCCTCGCGCGCGAGGGCCGCCGGGTGCTGCTGATCGAGGTCGAGGGCCGCCAGGGCATCGCCCAGCTCTTCGACACGGAGCCGCTGCCGTACGCGGAGCAGCGCATCGCGTCCGTCCCCGGCGGGGGCGAGCTGCGCGCGCTGCACATCGACGTCGAGGCCGCGCTGCTCGAGTACTTCGAGATGTTCTACAACCTGGGCTTCGCCGGCCGGACGCTGCGGCGGATGGGCGCGATCGAGTTCGCGACCACGCTCGCGCCGGGTCTTCGTGACGTCCTGCTCACCGGGAAGATCAAGGAGTGCGTCGGCCGCACGGAGTCCGACGGCCGCCACACCTACGACGCCGTGGTGGTCGACTCGCCGCCCACCGGCCGCGTGGTCAAGTTCCTCGACGTCACCAAGGCCCTGACCGACCTCGCCAAGACCGGCCCGATCCGCGGCCAGGCCGACGGCGTCGTGCGGCTGCTGCACTCGGGCGAGACCGCCATCCACCTCACCACGCTGCTGGAGGAGATGCCGGTGCGCGAGACGGTGGAGGCCGTGGCGGAGCTCGACGGCGCCGACCTGCGCCCCGGCGCGGTACTGGTCAACCGCGTGCGCCCGCCGCGTCTGCCAGCGCGTTCCGTCACGGCGGCCGCCGACGGTCGCGTCGACGCCGTCCGCGTGCGCTCGGGCCTCGCGTCGGCCGGGCTGAAGCTGCCGGACGAGACGCTCGACGCGCTGGTGGAGGAGACCGTGGAGCACGCCGTGCGCGTGGCCGCCGAGCAGCGGGCGCGTGAGCAGCTCGCCGAGGCGGACCTGCCGACGCTGGAGCTGCCGGAGGTCACCGACGGCGTGGACGTGGCGTCGCTCTACGACCTCGCGGAAGCGCTGCTGGACCAGGGGGTGCGCTGATGACGCTGATCGACGTCGACGCCCTGCTCGACGACCCGGAGAGCCGCGTGATCGTGTGCTGCGGCTCCGGTGGCGTCGGCAAGACGACCACCGCGGCGGCGCTCGCGTTGCGCGCGGCCGAGCGCGGCCGGCAGACGGTGGTCCTGACCATCGACCCGGCGCGCCGGCTGGCACAGGCGCTGGGGCTGCGCGAACTGGGCAACCACCCGCGTCAGGTGCGGGCGGAAGGGTTCGAGCCCAAGGGCGAGCTGTGGGCGATGATGCTCGACATGCGCCGCACGTTCGACGACATGGTGCGCGTGCACGCCGGCCCGGAGCGCGCGGAGCAGCTGCTGCAGAATCCCTTCTACCAGACCATTTCCACGTCGTTCTCCGGCACGCAGGAGTACATGGCGATGGAGAAGCTGGGCCAGCTCGCCGCCACCGACGACTGGGACCTGATCATCGTCGACACGCCGCCGAGCCGCTCGGCGCTCGACTTCCTGGACGCGCCGACGCGCCTGTCCAGCGCGCTCGACGGGCGCATGATCCGGCTGCTGACCGGCCCCGCGAAGGCGGGCGGCTGGGGGCTGCGCAAGGTCGTCAGCGCGGGGTTCTCGATGTTCGCGAAGGCCGTGTCCACGATCATCGGCGGGCAGCTGCTGGCCGACGCGTCGGCGTTCATGCAGGCCTTCGACAGCATGTTCGGCGGGTTCCGCGAGCGGGCGCGCAAAACGGCGGAGCTGCTGCGCTCCAGCGGCACGTCGTTCCTCGTGATCGCCGCGCCGGAGCCCGACGCGCTGCGCGAGGCTTCGTACTTCGTCGAGCGGCTCGCGGGTGAGTCGATGCCGCTCGCGGGTCTCGTCGCGAACCGGACACACCCGGTGCTCGCGTCGCTTTCGGCATCGGAGGCGATCGCGGCCGCGGAGTCGTTGCAGAAGGGCGGCACGAGCGCGCCGCTGGCCGAGGCCGTGCTGCGGCTACACGCCGACCGTGTGGCGCTGGCCGAGCGGGAGAACCGGCTGCTGGCGCGGTTCACGAAAGCACATCCTGAAGTGCCGCTGGTGCGAGTGCCGGCGTTGGCCGGTGACGTGCACGACCTCGAAGGTCTGCGCGACATCGGGACCAAGCTCGTGAGTGACTGAGCCCGTGAGTGACTGAGCTCGGCTCAGCCACTCACGAGCCGGTCAGCTGACCTGCGCGCTTTCCACCGCGTCACGCTTTGCGGCTTCCAGCAGCTCGGCCCAGCTGGTGACGTCGGAACGCCGGCGCAGCAATGCGCGGCGCTCGCGTTCGGTCATGCCACCCCAGACACCGAAACTGATCCGGCCGTCGAGTGCCTCGGCGAGGCATTCCGTGCGAACCGGGCACCCCATGCACACGGCTTTCGCCCGGTTCTGCTCGGCGCCGCGCACGAAGAGCCCGTCGGGATCTGCATCCCGGCATGACGCGCTCATGCGCCAGCTCGACTGGTTGGTCTCCATACCCCCAGCTCCCTACCCTGGTGTTCGACACCAGCGAAGGTGAAGCTCCCGCTCCCACCCCCGCGAGCGTGTCTCCCTCTGCTCTCACGTCGGTGACGGCACCTCCCCGGTGCCGCTGCCGCCGTTCGGTCCAGAGGAGCTCCCACTCGCACTGGGCCGTCGGTCGGCAAAAAATCTTTCGTGAGACGTTGACGGACTGTAGGGGCCCGCGGTTCCCCCCGCCAAGACCTAGCATGCATTCCGTTACCGGAAGTCACCTCATGGGGTCCGTTTTGTCACGGCTGTCGACCCCTGGCGGGTGTGAGGTAACGGGAGCACAACCGGCCTTCAGTACCCTGGCCTTCGTGCGCAAAACGGACGGTCTCTTCAAGCTCATCGGCCTCTGTCTGCTCGCGGGGGTGCTGGTCGCCGGAATCCTGTTCCCCGTGGTGGGCGCGGCCGGTGTGGCGTCGAACCAGGCGAGCGAGACGGTGGAGAAGACATCGTCCGACCTCGCCGACATCCCGCCGCCCCTGGTGACGACGATCACCGACTCGGGCGGCAAGCCCATCGCGACGCTGTACGACCAGTACCGCATCCCGGTGGCGGCCGACGAGATCAACGAGGCCATGCAGTGGGCCCTGGTGTCGGTGGAGGACAAGCGCTTCTACGAGCACCACGGCGTCGACTGGCAGGGCACGCTGCGCGCGGCCGTGTCCAACAGCACCGGCGGCGACACGCAGGGTGCCTCGACGCTCACGCAGCAGTACGTGAAGAACTACTTGATCAACGTGGTCTATCGAGGCGACAAGGTCGGCCAGGAGAAGGCACAGGAGCAGACGCTCGCGCGCAAGCTCAAGGAAGCGCGGATCGCCATTCAGCTCGAGACGAAGCTGTCGAAGCAGCAGATCCTGGCCGGGTACCTGAACATCGTCGAGTTCTCGCGCCAGATCTTCGGCATCGGCGCCGCCGCGCACGCGTACTTCAACACCACGCCCGAGAAACTGACGGTGCCCCAGGCGGCGCTGCTCGCGGGCCTCGTGAACAACCCGATCAACGACGACCCGTGGAAGCACCCGGACAAGGCCACCGTTCGCCGCAACCTCGTGCTCGACCGCATGGTGGACA
Protein-coding regions in this window:
- a CDS encoding ArsA family ATPase, which translates into the protein MTLIDVDALLDDPESRVIVCCGSGGVGKTTTAAALALRAAERGRQTVVLTIDPARRLAQALGLRELGNHPRQVRAEGFEPKGELWAMMLDMRRTFDDMVRVHAGPERAEQLLQNPFYQTISTSFSGTQEYMAMEKLGQLAATDDWDLIIVDTPPSRSALDFLDAPTRLSSALDGRMIRLLTGPAKAGGWGLRKVVSAGFSMFAKAVSTIIGGQLLADASAFMQAFDSMFGGFRERARKTAELLRSSGTSFLVIAAPEPDALREASYFVERLAGESMPLAGLVANRTHPVLASLSASEAIAAAESLQKGGTSAPLAEAVLRLHADRVALAERENRLLARFTKAHPEVPLVRVPALAGDVHDLEGLRDIGTKLVSD
- a CDS encoding WhiB family transcriptional regulator; amino-acid sequence: METNQSSWRMSASCRDADPDGLFVRGAEQNRAKAVCMGCPVRTECLAEALDGRISFGVWGGMTERERRALLRRRSDVTSWAELLEAAKRDAVESAQVS